The Carassius carassius chromosome 2, fCarCar2.1, whole genome shotgun sequence genome has a segment encoding these proteins:
- the LOC132101463 gene encoding endophilin-A3-like isoform X3, with protein MSVAGFKKQLHKASQLLSEKISGTEGTKLDEDFMEMERKIEVTNKSLFELVTKTTEYLQPNPASRAKLGMLNTVSKIRGQVKTTGYPQTEGLLGDCMLRYGQELGEESTFGAALVDIGEAMKQMADIKDALDISVKQNFIDPLQTLQEKDLKEIVHHLKKLEGRRLDFDYKKKRQGKIPDEEIKQAVEKFEESKELAERSMFNFLENDVEQVSQLSALIEAALDYHKQSLEILKELNSKLQNRISTASARPKKEFKPKSIETVENTQHNGLNHTSSVKSTDIQVNHTVNGKIDEFTHTTPMTLSWPESPNGDSILIPDLISVENKIIFSTIFHCCMSSSTKEKRS; from the exons ATGTCTGTAGCGGGGTTTAAGAAGCAGCTGCACAAAGCGAGTCAG TTATTGAGTGAGAAGATAAGCGGTACAGAAGGGACAAAACTCGATGAAGACTTCATGGAAATGGAGCGG AAAATAGAAGTCACCAACAAGTCTCTTTTTGAACTTGTAACTAAAACCACAGAATACCTTCAGCCAAACCCAG CATCAAGAGCCAAACTGGGAATGCTCAACACCGTGTCTAAAATCAGAGGGCAGGTGAAGACGACGGGTTATCCTCAGACTGAAGGGCTTTTAGGAGACTGCATGCTGCGATATGGACAGGAACTCGGGGAAGAGTCCACTTTCG GAGCTGCGCTGGTGGACATCGGTGAAGCCATGAAGCAGATGGCTGATATTAAAGATGCTCTCGATATCAGTGTGAAACAGAACTTCATTGACCCACTTCAGACTCTACAGGAGAAAGACCTCAAAGAGATTGTG CATCACCTGAAGAAACTGGAGGGTCGACGGCTAGACTTTGACTATAAGAAGAAACGTCAAGGCAAGATTCCTGATGAGGAGATCAAACAGGCTGTGGAGAAGTTTGAGGAATCCAAAGAACTTGCTGAGAGGAGCATGTTCAACTTTTTGGAGAATGAT GTGGAGCAGGTGAGTCAGTTATCGGCTCTGATTGAGGCAGCGCTGGATTACCATAAACAGTCCTTAGAGATCCTGAAAGAGCTCAACAGCAAGCTACAGAACAG GATATCTACTGCAAGCGCTCGGCCCAAAAAAGAGTTCAAGCCAAAGTCGATCGAGACTGTCGAAAACACGCAGCACAATGGACTTAACCACACCTCATCAGTCAAAAGCACAG ATATCCAAGTCAACCACACTGTAAATGGAAAAA TTgatgagttcacacacacaacaccCATGACTCTATCATGGCCTGAAAGCCCCAATGGAGATAGCATAC TGATTCCAGACCTGATTTCAgtggaaaacaaaataattttttcaacaaTATTTCATTGTTGCATGTCAAGCtctacaaaagaaaaaagaagttaa
- the LOC132101463 gene encoding endophilin-A3-like isoform X2 yields MSVAGFKKQLHKASQLLSEKISGTEGTKLDEDFMEMERKIEVTNKSLFELVTKTTEYLQPNPASRAKLGMLNTVSKIRGQVKTTGYPQTEGLLGDCMLRYGQELGEESTFGAALVDIGEAMKQMADIKDALDISVKQNFIDPLQTLQEKDLKEIVHHLKKLEGRRLDFDYKKKRQGKIPDEEIKQAVEKFEESKELAERSMFNFLENDVEQVSQLSALIEAALDYHKQSLEILKELNSKLQNRISTASARPKKEFKPKSIETVENTQHNGLNHTSSVKSTESESHLDQPCCRSLYDFEPENEGELGFKEGDIIILTNQIDENWYEGMINGESGFFPINYVEVLVPLPQ; encoded by the exons ATGTCTGTAGCGGGGTTTAAGAAGCAGCTGCACAAAGCGAGTCAG TTATTGAGTGAGAAGATAAGCGGTACAGAAGGGACAAAACTCGATGAAGACTTCATGGAAATGGAGCGG AAAATAGAAGTCACCAACAAGTCTCTTTTTGAACTTGTAACTAAAACCACAGAATACCTTCAGCCAAACCCAG CATCAAGAGCCAAACTGGGAATGCTCAACACCGTGTCTAAAATCAGAGGGCAGGTGAAGACGACGGGTTATCCTCAGACTGAAGGGCTTTTAGGAGACTGCATGCTGCGATATGGACAGGAACTCGGGGAAGAGTCCACTTTCG GAGCTGCGCTGGTGGACATCGGTGAAGCCATGAAGCAGATGGCTGATATTAAAGATGCTCTCGATATCAGTGTGAAACAGAACTTCATTGACCCACTTCAGACTCTACAGGAGAAAGACCTCAAAGAGATTGTG CATCACCTGAAGAAACTGGAGGGTCGACGGCTAGACTTTGACTATAAGAAGAAACGTCAAGGCAAGATTCCTGATGAGGAGATCAAACAGGCTGTGGAGAAGTTTGAGGAATCCAAAGAACTTGCTGAGAGGAGCATGTTCAACTTTTTGGAGAATGAT GTGGAGCAGGTGAGTCAGTTATCGGCTCTGATTGAGGCAGCGCTGGATTACCATAAACAGTCCTTAGAGATCCTGAAAGAGCTCAACAGCAAGCTACAGAACAG GATATCTACTGCAAGCGCTCGGCCCAAAAAAGAGTTCAAGCCAAAGTCGATCGAGACTGTCGAAAACACGCAGCACAATGGACTTAACCACACCTCATCAGTCAAAAGCACAG AGAGCGAGTCACACTTGGACCAGCCCTGCTGTCGATCGCTTTATGACTTTGAGCCGGAGAATGAGGGTGAGCTGGGCTTCAAAGAGGGCGACATTATCATCCTCACCAATCAGATCGATGAGAACTGGTATGAAGGCATGATTAACGGCGAATCGGGCTTCTTTCCCATAAACTACGTTGAGGTCCTCGTGCCCCTGCCTCAATGA
- the LOC132101463 gene encoding endophilin-A3-like isoform X1 — MSVAGFKKQLHKASQLLSEKISGTEGTKLDEDFMEMERKIEVTNKSLFELVTKTTEYLQPNPASRAKLGMLNTVSKIRGQVKTTGYPQTEGLLGDCMLRYGQELGEESTFGAALVDIGEAMKQMADIKDALDISVKQNFIDPLQTLQEKDLKEIVHHLKKLEGRRLDFDYKKKRQGKIPDEEIKQAVEKFEESKELAERSMFNFLENDVEQVSQLSALIEAALDYHKQSLEILKELNSKLQNRISTASARPKKEFKPKSIETVENTQHNGLNHTSSVKSTDIQVNHTVNGKIDEFTHTTPMTLSWPESPNGDSIQSESHLDQPCCRSLYDFEPENEGELGFKEGDIIILTNQIDENWYEGMINGESGFFPINYVEVLVPLPQ, encoded by the exons ATGTCTGTAGCGGGGTTTAAGAAGCAGCTGCACAAAGCGAGTCAG TTATTGAGTGAGAAGATAAGCGGTACAGAAGGGACAAAACTCGATGAAGACTTCATGGAAATGGAGCGG AAAATAGAAGTCACCAACAAGTCTCTTTTTGAACTTGTAACTAAAACCACAGAATACCTTCAGCCAAACCCAG CATCAAGAGCCAAACTGGGAATGCTCAACACCGTGTCTAAAATCAGAGGGCAGGTGAAGACGACGGGTTATCCTCAGACTGAAGGGCTTTTAGGAGACTGCATGCTGCGATATGGACAGGAACTCGGGGAAGAGTCCACTTTCG GAGCTGCGCTGGTGGACATCGGTGAAGCCATGAAGCAGATGGCTGATATTAAAGATGCTCTCGATATCAGTGTGAAACAGAACTTCATTGACCCACTTCAGACTCTACAGGAGAAAGACCTCAAAGAGATTGTG CATCACCTGAAGAAACTGGAGGGTCGACGGCTAGACTTTGACTATAAGAAGAAACGTCAAGGCAAGATTCCTGATGAGGAGATCAAACAGGCTGTGGAGAAGTTTGAGGAATCCAAAGAACTTGCTGAGAGGAGCATGTTCAACTTTTTGGAGAATGAT GTGGAGCAGGTGAGTCAGTTATCGGCTCTGATTGAGGCAGCGCTGGATTACCATAAACAGTCCTTAGAGATCCTGAAAGAGCTCAACAGCAAGCTACAGAACAG GATATCTACTGCAAGCGCTCGGCCCAAAAAAGAGTTCAAGCCAAAGTCGATCGAGACTGTCGAAAACACGCAGCACAATGGACTTAACCACACCTCATCAGTCAAAAGCACAG ATATCCAAGTCAACCACACTGTAAATGGAAAAA TTgatgagttcacacacacaacaccCATGACTCTATCATGGCCTGAAAGCCCCAATGGAGATAGCATAC AGAGCGAGTCACACTTGGACCAGCCCTGCTGTCGATCGCTTTATGACTTTGAGCCGGAGAATGAGGGTGAGCTGGGCTTCAAAGAGGGCGACATTATCATCCTCACCAATCAGATCGATGAGAACTGGTATGAAGGCATGATTAACGGCGAATCGGGCTTCTTTCCCATAAACTACGTTGAGGTCCTCGTGCCCCTGCCTCAATGA